A region of Salinibacter sp. 10B DNA encodes the following proteins:
- the ybeY gene encoding rRNA maturation RNase YbeY has product MPSPYSESLSLEHDHSSLALDDEVLTRLIRHVVEAEEASLLHVSVVLSGHDTVRRLNQSYLDHDYNTDVLSFSLRETEDADEVEGEVYVDLDTAAERHEEFDTTFEREAYRYVVHGVLHLLGYDDATDEGQKRMRAKEDQYLDAVLSAASSP; this is encoded by the coding sequence GTGCCCTCCCCCTATTCCGAATCGCTCTCTCTTGAGCACGACCATTCGTCTCTCGCTCTCGACGACGAGGTCCTCACGCGTTTGATCCGACACGTGGTGGAGGCCGAAGAGGCCTCGCTGCTACACGTGAGCGTCGTGTTGAGCGGTCACGACACAGTGCGCCGCCTCAACCAGTCGTATCTCGACCACGACTACAATACCGACGTACTGTCGTTTTCACTTCGAGAGACAGAGGATGCGGACGAAGTAGAAGGCGAAGTCTACGTTGACCTCGACACCGCAGCTGAGCGTCACGAGGAATTCGACACGACCTTTGAGCGAGAGGCCTACCGCTACGTCGTCCACGGCGTCCTCCATCTCCTTGGCTACGACGACGCAACCGACGAGGGTCAAAAGAGGATGCGTGCCAAGGAGGACCAATATCTCGACGCTGTCTTGTCTGCTGCCTCTTCTCCCTGA
- a CDS encoding DUF971 domain-containing protein translates to MNVPAPERVSIDIKMQRLNIEWADDHVSTFPLDALRQACPCAECKGKSIERITKPNFLHIFRQKNRWTDVEVETAGSVGLRITWDDGHNGGIYRWDRLRELQPPEK, encoded by the coding sequence ATGAATGTGCCCGCACCCGAACGGGTATCGATTGACATCAAAATGCAACGGCTCAATATTGAGTGGGCCGACGATCACGTATCCACTTTTCCACTCGACGCACTTCGACAGGCATGCCCCTGTGCTGAATGCAAGGGCAAGTCCATTGAGCGAATTACGAAGCCCAATTTTCTACACATCTTCCGGCAAAAAAACCGCTGGACGGATGTAGAGGTCGAAACGGCCGGAAGCGTCGGGCTGCGGATTACCTGGGACGACGGTCACAACGGAGGAATTTACCGCTGGGATCGACTCCGTGAACTCCAACCGCCGGAGAAATAG
- a CDS encoding cold-shock protein, with translation MHESTVKWFDAKKGFGFIHHPDDGDDVFVHYSDIQSDDDFKTLQADQKVQFEMNEGPKGLNASNVVADGDTEALSSSDSDTEPDFEVDPSEIDPTAEVDPVPTD, from the coding sequence ATGCACGAAAGTACCGTTAAGTGGTTTGACGCAAAGAAAGGCTTCGGCTTTATCCACCATCCCGACGATGGTGACGATGTCTTTGTCCATTACTCCGATATTCAGTCGGACGACGATTTTAAAACCCTGCAGGCGGATCAAAAGGTGCAGTTCGAAATGAACGAGGGTCCAAAGGGCCTGAACGCTTCTAACGTCGTTGCGGACGGGGACACTGAGGCTCTTTCTTCTTCGGACTCTGATACCGAGCCCGACTTTGAAGTTGATCCATCCGAGATCGACCCAACGGCCGAAGTCGACCCGGTCCCAACGGATTAA
- a CDS encoding HAMP domain-containing sensor histidine kinase has translation MSVLRSIGDFFLPRRASTQTWMVLTFALFVGIAVAAVALYVVLVLRGEMRTAMQQTLRTQAERIAVQVEQADPARRHDIVQNLTELTDLRVAVVTSDTSYRASGPSQSGDSLARAPSLQRLNGETARFTRSSNAEGETVFTAALYRPTADLIVQITQQAPPLYHLVQRSQVVLVLGMVFALILSLIGSFVAAYQIKTPLTRIGETARRVANGKFAGKIRIDSRAAEFQDLAENLNRAGEAIREKIDELERLTRLQSEFIGNVSHEVRNPIFAISGYLEALGTPGLDEKQRKSYAEKALTNLERLQNLFNDLIDIARLEYREDLINRSAFDLKDLVDEVTEMLRPKAEEKDLDLQADVPRFFVSADRSRIRQVLVNLIENAIAYTGSGSVRCRVQRRAEKIRIQVVDTGQGIDEDHLDRIFERFYRVDEDRARDSGGTGLGLSIVQQIIHAHGEDIHVESTKGRGTRFWFELPYAPEPNAVDA, from the coding sequence ATGTCCGTGCTTCGCTCAATTGGCGATTTTTTCTTGCCTCGTCGCGCCTCCACCCAGACGTGGATGGTTCTTACGTTTGCCCTCTTCGTTGGGATAGCCGTCGCGGCGGTCGCGTTGTATGTCGTGCTTGTACTTCGCGGAGAGATGCGAACGGCCATGCAGCAAACCCTTCGCACTCAGGCGGAGCGCATTGCCGTACAAGTCGAACAGGCCGATCCGGCCCGGCGCCATGATATTGTACAGAACCTGACGGAGTTGACGGATCTCCGCGTGGCGGTCGTCACGTCGGACACAAGCTACCGTGCCTCCGGGCCTTCACAGTCGGGCGATTCTCTGGCCCGGGCCCCTTCCCTTCAGCGTCTCAACGGCGAAACGGCCCGCTTCACGCGCTCCTCGAATGCCGAGGGAGAGACCGTCTTCACTGCGGCCCTGTACCGCCCGACGGCCGATCTTATTGTCCAGATCACCCAGCAGGCCCCGCCGCTCTACCACCTCGTTCAACGATCACAGGTGGTGCTCGTGCTGGGAATGGTCTTCGCCCTCATCCTCTCGTTGATCGGGAGTTTTGTGGCGGCGTACCAGATTAAGACGCCCCTCACGCGCATTGGGGAAACCGCCCGCCGCGTGGCCAACGGGAAGTTTGCCGGCAAAATCCGCATTGACTCGCGGGCCGCTGAGTTTCAAGACCTGGCCGAGAACCTCAATCGCGCCGGTGAGGCAATTCGAGAAAAGATCGATGAGTTGGAACGGCTGACGCGACTACAGAGCGAATTTATCGGCAATGTCTCTCACGAAGTCCGGAATCCCATCTTCGCAATCAGTGGATATCTTGAAGCGCTTGGGACCCCCGGCCTCGACGAAAAGCAGCGGAAGTCCTACGCAGAGAAGGCTCTCACCAATCTGGAGCGGCTTCAGAACCTCTTCAATGACCTTATCGACATCGCCCGTCTCGAATACCGCGAGGACCTGATTAATCGGTCGGCGTTTGACCTAAAAGACCTGGTGGATGAGGTCACTGAGATGCTCCGTCCGAAAGCGGAAGAAAAAGACTTGGATCTGCAGGCGGACGTTCCCCGGTTTTTCGTGAGTGCGGATCGCTCTCGCATCCGGCAGGTGCTGGTCAACCTTATCGAAAACGCCATCGCCTACACCGGCAGTGGATCCGTGCGATGCCGGGTCCAACGACGGGCCGAGAAAATCCGGATCCAGGTTGTGGATACAGGACAAGGGATCGATGAGGATCACCTCGACCGCATCTTCGAGCGCTTCTACCGCGTTGATGAGGACCGCGCCCGAGACAGCGGCGGAACGGGGCTCGGACTCAGCATCGTCCAGCAAATCATCCATGCTCACGGCGAAGACATCCACGTGGAAAGTACGAAGGGGCGTGGGACACGATTTTGGTTTGAGTTGCCGTACGCTCCTGAGCCGAACGCAGTGGATGCTTAA
- the rplQ gene encoding 50S ribosomal protein L17, producing MRHRKKGKKLGRTSPHRKRTLQALSNALIENKNITTTIAKAKALRPFVEPLITRAKDDTEHNRRQVFRHLQNKETVNELFGEVAEKVGNRPGGYTRIIKLGQRSGDGAELALVELVDYNDVQPSGTGGGGSGGTRRGSGKGRRDEGDDTGSADESASDSSEDVSADAEEEQATATDDEGEPSDEKDSEDTA from the coding sequence ATGCGACACCGAAAGAAAGGAAAAAAACTTGGCCGCACGTCCCCACACCGCAAGCGGACGCTTCAGGCGCTATCAAATGCCCTGATTGAGAATAAGAACATCACCACGACGATTGCGAAGGCGAAAGCCCTGCGTCCGTTCGTGGAGCCGCTTATCACCCGGGCAAAGGACGATACGGAGCATAACCGCCGTCAGGTGTTCCGTCACCTGCAGAACAAGGAGACGGTGAACGAGCTGTTTGGCGAAGTGGCCGAGAAAGTGGGCAATCGTCCTGGCGGATATACCCGCATCATTAAGCTCGGTCAGCGCTCCGGAGACGGAGCAGAGCTGGCGCTCGTGGAGCTCGTGGACTACAATGATGTACAGCCGTCTGGAACGGGCGGCGGTGGCTCTGGTGGCACCCGTCGTGGAAGCGGAAAGGGACGGCGAGATGAAGGAGACGACACTGGTTCTGCTGATGAGTCGGCGTCCGACTCGTCCGAGGATGTCTCTGCTGACGCCGAGGAGGAGCAGGCGACGGCTACTGACGATGAGGGAGAGCCCTCAGACGAAAAGGACTCCGAGGATACGGCCTAG
- a CDS encoding tetratricopeptide repeat protein, with the protein MTSRIRASVMVLLGIMAVTSPVRAQTSSGPTGPERVASTVLNDSLVRTKGEKGLDLLYNMRSERARAHFQQIDARYPEHPIGPFLQGLNLWWTIMLDLTDTTHDEAFFEKMDEVIDRCEALLEENPDHFDALLFKGAAHGFKARLASNRSNWWKALQNGRKAIGPVRDVVEQAPPGNGDYVFGKGLYDYYTAILEEEYPVVKTFTWMIPDGNRERGLQLLRKTAEQGRYVQTEAIYYLTQVNYLYEEDYFDSRQYVRRLRQRHPQNPYFHNFEGRVYAKWGRWEKARSVFEEVVARCEAGARGYGVHMEEIARFYLARAHLYEQNYTEALAHLDRLDALTDRDIEDNRYRILGRLYQGMVYDAQGAREKAKERYRAVLDMEDPIGVHDRAERYLEDPYSR; encoded by the coding sequence ATGACGAGTCGCATCCGTGCCAGCGTTATGGTGTTGCTGGGGATAATGGCAGTGACGTCCCCCGTGCGGGCACAAACGTCGTCTGGTCCCACCGGTCCCGAACGAGTTGCCTCTACTGTCCTGAATGATTCGTTGGTGCGTACAAAGGGCGAGAAGGGGCTCGACCTGCTTTACAATATGCGGTCGGAGAGGGCCCGGGCCCACTTCCAGCAAATCGATGCGCGGTATCCAGAGCATCCGATCGGGCCCTTTCTTCAAGGGCTCAATCTGTGGTGGACCATCATGCTCGATCTTACGGACACCACACACGACGAGGCCTTTTTCGAGAAAATGGACGAGGTTATCGACCGGTGTGAGGCCCTGCTGGAGGAGAATCCGGATCATTTTGATGCTCTTCTTTTCAAAGGAGCCGCTCACGGTTTCAAGGCCCGGCTTGCGTCCAACCGAAGCAACTGGTGGAAGGCTCTTCAAAACGGCCGAAAGGCCATCGGGCCGGTACGGGATGTCGTCGAACAAGCGCCTCCCGGGAATGGGGATTATGTCTTCGGGAAGGGGCTGTATGACTACTACACGGCTATTCTGGAGGAGGAGTATCCGGTAGTGAAGACCTTCACCTGGATGATTCCAGATGGCAACCGGGAGCGGGGCCTTCAGCTTTTGCGAAAGACGGCCGAGCAGGGGCGCTACGTGCAGACGGAGGCCATTTACTACCTCACGCAGGTCAATTACCTGTACGAGGAGGATTATTTCGATTCACGGCAGTACGTGCGTCGGCTGCGGCAGCGGCATCCGCAGAACCCCTATTTCCATAATTTTGAGGGGCGGGTCTATGCGAAATGGGGCCGCTGGGAAAAGGCCCGCTCAGTGTTCGAAGAGGTGGTAGCTCGGTGTGAGGCTGGGGCGCGGGGGTATGGAGTTCACATGGAAGAGATTGCACGTTTTTACCTAGCCCGGGCCCATCTTTACGAGCAGAACTACACGGAGGCCCTTGCCCATCTGGATCGACTGGACGCGCTCACTGATCGCGACATCGAGGATAATCGCTATCGCATTCTTGGTCGGTTGTACCAGGGAATGGTGTACGATGCACAGGGCGCGCGCGAGAAGGCGAAAGAGCGATACCGCGCCGTGCTCGACATGGAGGACCCGATCGGTGTGCATGATCGCGCGGAGCGATACCTGGAGGACCCGTATTCGCGATGA
- a CDS encoding S9 family peptidase, which produces MVRRALLLLVALCLFAGGGDAELRAQPTDSTTFSLEAIHASDTFAPEAFRGGRWAEEGPIITYVEPADSGDATHLMRYNLKTDDSSRVIDGTNLYAEDVERTVPIQDYQFSEDREKVLIYTDSKQVWRANTKGYYYVYDRSAQTLTPVAERADGYQMFAKFNPSATKVAFVRQRNLFVVDLQTGHETTLTTDGSEGAIINGTFDWVYEEEFRVRDGWRWSPNGAHIAFFKLDESDTREFALTDHTTRYPEYKRFRYPKAGEENSEIKIGVIDMAAVDTTQEGQTQAIQYFDTDTWNEGGMTHEYLPRMEWTPKIEGQHRVWMFRLNRDQNQLDLLYGDPTTGNVQTVLQEKNDTYVDVENGLLTFLDDGKHFVFQSERSGYNHAYLYRTDGTYLGPITGGDWEVTNFHGVDEESLTAYFTATRDTSIERHLYSAGMSLSHHEAAMAPEKITEASGWHRIDLSKDYRYYIDAHSTTETPPTWTLHEADGAPVTPLQENDSLKQRLDRFNLPPTSFTTLPAADGTPLNTYVVKPTDFDPSKQYPVLMYVYGGPGAQTVMDRWGGSRHLWHQYLVKKHDMVVVSVDNRGTGGRGKAFQDVPYQRLGQPESADQINAAQALADSSWVDADRIGIWGWSYGGYMTLLSMLRGEGPSTFATGLSVAPVTDWRLYDTIYTERYMSTPQANQDGYVKGAPQTYAGRLEDYQDLLLVHGSFDDNVHPQNSIQMMNKLQEEGKQFQFMLYPKKTHSLAGGTTRLHLFRMLTRFVENKLVGAEASMASSR; this is translated from the coding sequence ATGGTGCGTCGTGCACTTCTCCTCCTTGTTGCGCTTTGTCTTTTTGCGGGCGGCGGTGATGCCGAGCTGCGTGCTCAGCCCACGGACTCCACCACATTCTCATTGGAGGCCATCCATGCGTCCGACACGTTTGCCCCAGAGGCCTTTCGAGGAGGGCGATGGGCCGAGGAGGGACCGATTATTACGTACGTGGAGCCCGCCGACAGCGGCGACGCGACTCATCTGATGCGGTATAACCTGAAAACCGATGATAGCTCTCGGGTCATTGACGGCACGAACCTCTATGCGGAGGATGTGGAGCGGACGGTGCCGATTCAGGACTACCAGTTTAGCGAGGATCGCGAAAAGGTCCTCATCTATACCGACTCAAAGCAGGTCTGGCGTGCCAACACCAAGGGGTATTACTACGTCTACGACCGATCAGCGCAGACGCTCACACCAGTTGCTGAGCGGGCAGACGGCTACCAGATGTTTGCGAAGTTCAATCCGTCTGCGACCAAAGTGGCCTTTGTCCGACAGCGAAATCTGTTTGTGGTGGATCTACAGACGGGCCACGAAACGACCCTCACGACCGATGGGAGCGAGGGGGCAATCATTAACGGCACGTTCGACTGGGTGTACGAGGAGGAGTTTCGGGTACGCGACGGCTGGCGCTGGAGTCCGAACGGGGCACACATTGCCTTTTTCAAACTCGACGAATCGGACACCCGTGAATTTGCGCTTACCGATCATACGACCCGCTATCCGGAGTATAAGCGATTTCGGTATCCGAAAGCCGGGGAAGAAAACAGCGAGATTAAGATCGGAGTGATTGACATGGCGGCCGTCGACACGACGCAGGAAGGGCAGACGCAGGCCATTCAGTACTTCGACACCGACACGTGGAACGAGGGAGGGATGACGCATGAGTACCTGCCGCGGATGGAGTGGACGCCGAAAATCGAGGGGCAGCATCGCGTGTGGATGTTTCGCCTGAATCGAGACCAGAACCAGCTCGACCTTCTCTACGGGGATCCGACGACCGGAAATGTGCAGACGGTGCTGCAGGAGAAGAATGACACCTATGTCGACGTTGAGAACGGTCTTTTGACGTTTTTGGACGATGGAAAACACTTTGTTTTCCAGTCCGAGCGAAGTGGATACAATCACGCCTACCTTTACCGCACGGACGGTACGTATCTGGGGCCCATTACCGGCGGGGACTGGGAGGTGACTAATTTTCATGGCGTCGATGAGGAGTCGCTGACAGCATATTTCACGGCCACTCGAGACACCTCCATCGAGCGACACCTTTACAGCGCGGGCATGTCGCTTAGTCACCACGAGGCGGCGATGGCACCGGAAAAAATCACCGAGGCCTCGGGGTGGCACCGCATTGACCTCTCGAAAGACTATCGGTATTACATCGACGCGCACTCGACCACGGAGACTCCGCCGACTTGGACCCTGCATGAGGCCGATGGGGCGCCGGTCACCCCGCTGCAGGAGAATGACAGTCTCAAGCAGCGTCTCGATCGGTTTAATTTGCCACCCACATCCTTCACCACGCTCCCGGCAGCGGATGGCACGCCGCTGAACACGTACGTCGTGAAGCCCACAGACTTTGATCCATCAAAGCAGTACCCGGTGCTCATGTACGTCTACGGCGGGCCTGGGGCACAAACGGTGATGGATCGGTGGGGCGGCAGCCGACACCTCTGGCACCAGTACCTCGTGAAGAAGCACGACATGGTTGTGGTGAGTGTCGACAATCGGGGGACGGGCGGGCGCGGAAAGGCGTTTCAGGACGTTCCCTATCAGCGCCTTGGGCAGCCGGAGTCGGCCGATCAGATCAACGCAGCTCAGGCGCTGGCCGACTCCTCGTGGGTCGACGCCGACCGAATCGGGATTTGGGGCTGGAGTTACGGAGGCTACATGACACTCCTGTCAATGCTACGAGGCGAGGGCCCCTCCACGTTTGCAACGGGGCTATCGGTAGCGCCTGTGACGGACTGGCGCCTCTACGATACCATTTATACAGAACGCTACATGTCGACCCCCCAGGCCAACCAGGACGGATATGTGAAGGGGGCGCCCCAGACATACGCGGGGCGATTGGAGGACTACCAGGACCTGCTCCTCGTGCACGGCAGCTTCGACGACAACGTGCATCCTCAGAATAGCATTCAGATGATGAACAAGCTGCAGGAGGAAGGCAAGCAGTTTCAGTTCATGCTCTATCCGAAGAAGACGCATAGTCTCGCCGGCGGAACGACGCGGCTCCACCTGTTTCGCATGCTGACGCGGTTTGTCGAAAACAAACTGGTGGGGGCGGAGGCGTCCATGGCGAGTTCTCGGTAG
- a CDS encoding D-alanine--D-alanine ligase family protein, whose protein sequence is MATDTLNVGVALGGVAPEHEVSVISALQAAAALDRDRYTPIPLYIAKDGTWYTGAPLLNVDRYADLDALLDEALQVALRPTPHGHVELIEHREVGAWGRLTRPPRRIPIDVMLLGLHGGAGEDGGLQGLCETFNVPYTSTGVFGSALGMDKVMSKRVCEQAGIPVVEFVAFREEEWAYNEEEGLDRCEEEIGYPLVVKPARCGSSIGIARADTRDELDAAIEDAFRYDSKVIVERAVEEMREINCSVLGDAHEATPSVLEEPKPSDDDEVLTFQDKYMREEDGGGAKGGGAKSADAAPEGMASLDRIVPAPLSDERTDAIQDVAVRLFHLFECAGVVRIDFMIDEETDQLYFNEINTIPGSFSFYLWEPSGVSFDELVHRLVQIARRRHREHNGRVQTYDVNLLSEKSLQGLKTGGGDG, encoded by the coding sequence GTGGCTACTGATACGTTGAACGTCGGGGTGGCGCTGGGAGGCGTAGCTCCGGAGCATGAAGTGTCCGTCATCTCGGCCTTGCAGGCCGCCGCGGCACTGGATCGCGACCGGTACACCCCGATTCCACTCTACATTGCGAAGGATGGCACCTGGTATACCGGCGCCCCGCTCCTAAATGTAGACCGCTACGCCGATCTCGATGCGCTGCTTGATGAAGCCCTCCAGGTGGCCCTCCGCCCCACTCCCCACGGGCACGTCGAGCTGATTGAGCATCGGGAGGTCGGGGCTTGGGGGCGCCTCACTCGGCCGCCGCGCCGCATTCCAATCGATGTGATGCTTTTGGGCCTGCACGGCGGGGCAGGGGAGGATGGAGGTCTTCAGGGGCTTTGCGAAACGTTCAACGTCCCGTACACGAGCACCGGTGTGTTTGGCTCAGCGCTCGGCATGGACAAGGTGATGTCGAAGCGGGTGTGCGAGCAGGCGGGCATCCCGGTGGTGGAGTTTGTTGCGTTTCGGGAGGAGGAGTGGGCCTACAACGAGGAGGAGGGTCTGGACCGGTGCGAGGAGGAAATTGGATATCCGCTGGTCGTCAAGCCGGCGCGTTGTGGGTCGTCCATTGGCATTGCGCGGGCGGACACCCGGGATGAGCTCGACGCCGCGATTGAGGATGCCTTCCGCTACGATAGCAAGGTGATCGTGGAGCGGGCGGTGGAGGAGATGCGTGAGATCAACTGCTCGGTTTTGGGGGATGCTCATGAGGCAACGCCCAGCGTGCTGGAAGAGCCGAAGCCGTCTGATGACGATGAGGTGCTGACGTTCCAAGACAAGTACATGCGAGAAGAGGACGGCGGCGGGGCAAAAGGGGGCGGTGCGAAATCGGCGGACGCGGCACCAGAGGGAATGGCCTCGCTTGATCGCATCGTACCCGCCCCATTGTCCGACGAGCGGACAGATGCGATTCAAGACGTGGCCGTTCGGCTCTTTCACCTGTTCGAGTGCGCGGGGGTGGTACGCATCGACTTTATGATCGATGAGGAGACCGACCAACTCTACTTCAATGAGATCAACACCATTCCGGGCTCCTTTTCTTTCTATCTCTGGGAGCCGTCGGGGGTCTCCTTTGATGAACTCGTCCACCGGTTGGTGCAGATCGCCCGCCGACGCCACCGGGAGCACAACGGCCGTGTGCAAACGTATGACGTGAACCTCCTCTCTGAGAAGAGTCTACAAGGCCTAAAGACTGGGGGCGGAGACGGCTAG
- a CDS encoding metallophosphoesterase family protein codes for MPTLLLFSDVHGDREACRRLVEQAGQADVVVGAGDFCVMRRNLQAPIDLLSAIETPTVLVPGNAETEEELRAACADWSSAHVLHGDECTLAGLSFYGIGGGIPVTPFGPWSYDFSEEQAEELLEECPEEAVLVSHSPPKGVVDRDSKGQSLGSTTIRSTIKEQYPRLTVCGHIHGSWGQEDSLASTPVVNAGPEGLFWEVSGAGRD; via the coding sequence ATGCCGACCCTTCTTCTCTTTAGCGACGTGCATGGAGACCGAGAAGCGTGCCGCCGACTCGTCGAACAGGCCGGTCAGGCTGACGTTGTTGTCGGAGCGGGGGACTTCTGCGTGATGCGTCGCAACCTCCAAGCTCCGATTGATCTACTCAGTGCAATCGAAACCCCAACGGTACTTGTGCCGGGGAATGCGGAAACGGAGGAAGAGCTGAGAGCGGCTTGTGCGGACTGGTCTAGCGCGCATGTGCTTCACGGCGACGAGTGTACCCTCGCCGGGTTGTCATTTTATGGGATCGGTGGGGGGATACCGGTGACCCCCTTTGGGCCATGGAGTTATGATTTCTCGGAGGAGCAGGCGGAGGAGTTGTTGGAGGAGTGCCCTGAGGAAGCGGTCCTCGTATCGCACTCGCCCCCTAAGGGTGTTGTCGATCGAGACTCGAAGGGACAGTCTCTTGGTAGCACGACCATCCGATCCACGATTAAAGAGCAGTATCCGAGGCTTACGGTCTGTGGCCACATCCACGGAAGCTGGGGACAGGAGGACAGCCTGGCCTCTACACCCGTCGTGAATGCGGGTCCAGAGGGCCTGTTTTGGGAGGTTTCGGGAGCAGGCCGGGACTAG
- the alr gene encoding alanine racemase, with protein sequence MDRSSPNNDALVPVTATIDLAALRHNVRRLQAEADGADLMAIVKADAYGHGAIPIAEVLQEEGIQHFAVARPSEGVQLRNAGLTGRILVLGAPFPNHLSVYTEHDLDVTVSSFETANAAIEQGRPHAPVRVHVNVDTGMGRIGLSPEEASSVIADLADARGVTLAGIWTHFATADEPESTFADTQLSHFEELLDGLDQGIHPEHIHTANTGALLTIGTRSQRFHAPLVRTGIALYGLTAHRKLHSQLDLRPVMRLRARVTQIKTVAPGTPISYGAHWRAPCRTCIATLGVGYGDGYPRLCSGRASVRIGGEKRPVVGTICMDMCMVDLGPPDQSPAQDVQVGDEAELFGASAPTLYDVAEWAETIPYEICCGISPRVPRRYVDDSTETEAKIAANAPPSHNLS encoded by the coding sequence ATCGATCGCTCTTCTCCCAACAACGACGCCCTTGTCCCCGTCACGGCGACGATTGACCTCGCCGCGCTACGGCACAACGTCCGCAGATTGCAGGCCGAAGCCGACGGGGCCGACCTCATGGCCATCGTAAAGGCCGATGCGTACGGACACGGAGCGATCCCGATTGCCGAGGTGCTACAGGAGGAAGGCATTCAACACTTTGCGGTGGCTCGCCCGTCAGAGGGCGTGCAGCTCCGCAATGCTGGACTTACCGGGCGAATTTTGGTTCTCGGAGCGCCCTTCCCAAACCACCTGTCCGTTTACACAGAGCACGACCTGGACGTTACCGTTTCGTCGTTCGAAACCGCGAACGCCGCCATCGAACAGGGACGTCCCCACGCTCCCGTTCGTGTGCACGTAAATGTCGACACAGGGATGGGCCGGATCGGTCTTTCCCCCGAGGAGGCGTCCTCAGTCATTGCCGACCTTGCCGACGCCCGGGGCGTGACGCTCGCCGGCATCTGGACCCACTTTGCCACCGCCGACGAACCGGAGAGCACATTCGCAGACACCCAGCTCTCTCACTTTGAGGAGCTGCTCGATGGCCTCGACCAGGGGATTCATCCCGAACACATTCACACAGCGAATACGGGTGCCCTCCTCACCATCGGGACGCGCTCGCAACGCTTCCACGCGCCCTTGGTTCGAACGGGGATTGCCCTGTATGGCCTTACGGCCCACCGGAAGCTGCACTCCCAGCTCGACCTCCGTCCGGTCATGCGGTTACGCGCCCGCGTCACGCAGATAAAGACGGTTGCGCCGGGTACGCCCATTTCGTACGGCGCCCATTGGCGCGCTCCTTGCCGCACCTGCATTGCAACGCTGGGCGTGGGGTACGGCGACGGATATCCGCGCCTCTGCTCAGGGCGTGCCTCGGTTCGGATTGGAGGCGAGAAGCGACCCGTTGTGGGCACCATTTGTATGGACATGTGTATGGTGGATCTGGGGCCGCCCGATCAGTCCCCTGCCCAAGACGTGCAGGTCGGGGACGAAGCCGAACTCTTCGGGGCGTCTGCCCCCACCCTCTACGACGTGGCCGAGTGGGCCGAGACGATTCCTTACGAGATTTGTTGTGGAATCTCCCCTCGCGTGCCCCGCCGGTATGTAGACGACTCGACAGAAACAGAGGCCAAAATTGCGGCCAACGCCCCACCTTCTCACAATCTTTCATAA
- a CDS encoding response regulator transcription factor produces MPITADPGDIDILVVDDEKDVVEVVGHFLEEEGYTVHAAYDGEEALEMASGDVDLIVLDIMLPGVDGYEVCRKLRSRVETEEIPIVFLSAKTEEEDQIEGLMLGGDDYLTKPVSPQVLVAHVKAVLRRSGVEESSILEVDGLKIYEDEYRAELNGEDLGLTLTEFELLRYLVRHPRKAFTRQQLLETIWKDAMMVTERTVDAHIKNLREKLGDYAEHIQTVRGVGYRFVREEESAEA; encoded by the coding sequence ATGCCGATTACTGCTGACCCTGGTGACATTGATATTCTCGTCGTGGACGACGAAAAGGATGTCGTCGAAGTTGTAGGTCATTTTCTTGAAGAGGAAGGATATACTGTTCATGCGGCCTACGACGGTGAAGAGGCCCTGGAGATGGCGTCGGGGGACGTAGACCTGATTGTCCTCGACATCATGCTTCCCGGCGTCGACGGCTACGAGGTGTGCCGGAAGCTTCGCTCCCGTGTCGAAACCGAGGAAATTCCGATCGTCTTTCTCAGTGCCAAGACTGAAGAGGAGGACCAGATCGAGGGTCTCATGCTGGGCGGCGACGATTATCTGACCAAGCCGGTCTCCCCGCAGGTGCTTGTCGCCCACGTAAAGGCGGTACTCCGACGCTCGGGCGTCGAAGAAAGCAGCATTCTGGAGGTGGACGGCCTCAAGATCTACGAGGACGAGTATCGTGCGGAATTGAATGGTGAGGACCTGGGACTCACGCTGACGGAGTTCGAGCTCCTTCGTTATCTGGTCCGCCATCCCCGGAAGGCATTTACCCGCCAACAGCTGCTCGAAACCATCTGGAAGGATGCTATGATGGTTACCGAGCGAACGGTGGACGCCCACATCAAAAACCTCCGAGAAAAACTGGGCGATTATGCCGAACACATCCAAACCGTACGAGGCGTCGGTTATCGCTTTGTCCGAGAAGAAGAGTCGGCGGAAGCCTAG